One genomic window of Psychrobacillus sp. INOP01 includes the following:
- a CDS encoding GNAT family N-acetyltransferase, which translates to MYHYFEGLVIREGTKGIPAEYVEELFKDAGWSKHTPDWQKEKFTLIFENSTWAYTVWDDEKMIGMVRVISDQIMAANIMDLVVQSEYRGKGIGQKLVELCVQKLPHGDWFAHTSANNFSFYEKCGFEVKDLFQHGTCTYYGYIQARKDGHR; encoded by the coding sequence ATGTATCATTATTTTGAAGGGCTCGTTATTAGAGAGGGGACAAAGGGTATTCCCGCTGAATATGTCGAGGAACTCTTTAAGGATGCGGGTTGGAGTAAGCATACGCCGGATTGGCAGAAAGAAAAGTTTACTCTTATATTCGAAAATTCCACTTGGGCATATACTGTTTGGGATGATGAAAAAATGATTGGAATGGTCAGAGTCATTTCTGATCAAATAATGGCAGCAAATATCATGGATTTAGTAGTGCAATCGGAATATCGAGGGAAAGGTATTGGCCAAAAGCTTGTGGAATTATGTGTTCAAAAGCTTCCTCACGGAGATTGGTTCGCTCATACATCTGCAAATAATTTTAGTTTTTATGAGAAATGTGGTTTTGAAGTAAAGGACTTATTCCAGCATGGAACTTGTACTTATTATGGGTATATACAGGCAAGAAAAGATGGGCATAGATAA
- a CDS encoding helix-turn-helix domain-containing protein encodes MDMQPELCKVDDALGILVGKWKPIILLILLQEGTKRFSDLKRSVPGITQKMLTKQLRELEEEDIITRNVYPQVPPKVEYSISEYGKSLEPILVAMHEWGTAHTLHKTKKAQQQTS; translated from the coding sequence ATGGATATGCAACCAGAGCTTTGTAAAGTGGATGATGCTTTAGGTATCTTAGTAGGAAAATGGAAACCGATTATTTTATTGATCCTTTTGCAAGAAGGTACAAAAAGATTCAGTGATTTAAAACGTAGTGTACCTGGCATAACTCAAAAAATGCTAACAAAACAGCTTCGGGAGTTAGAGGAAGAGGATATTATTACACGTAATGTCTACCCTCAGGTACCGCCGAAAGTGGAATATTCGATTAGTGAGTATGGTAAAAGCTTAGAACCCATTTTGGTAGCTATGCATGAATGGGGAACTGCACACACGCTTCATAAAACAAAAAAAGCACAACAACAAACAAGTTAA
- a CDS encoding GNAT family N-acetyltransferase, with product MWNYMAFEELSVLELQRIYKERVAVFVVEQNCPYPEVDDVDLISTHIFKEENNELCAYMRVIPKEDNIHIGRVLVAQNHRKSGLGRELVARGLEYIETIYPGMPIYAQAQAHLEDFYRSFGFETVSEVYLEDNIPHIDMVVPAGEVD from the coding sequence ATGTGGAATTATATGGCGTTTGAAGAGTTAAGTGTTTTGGAATTACAACGTATATATAAAGAAAGAGTGGCAGTTTTTGTAGTGGAGCAGAATTGCCCATATCCAGAAGTAGACGATGTAGATCTTATTAGCACGCATATTTTTAAAGAAGAAAATAATGAACTATGTGCATATATGCGTGTGATTCCAAAAGAGGATAATATTCATATTGGGAGAGTCTTAGTAGCTCAAAATCATCGTAAATCTGGATTAGGTAGAGAGCTTGTAGCTAGGGGATTGGAGTATATCGAAACTATTTATCCAGGAATGCCTATCTATGCACAGGCTCAAGCTCACTTAGAGGATTTCTATCGGTCTTTTGGTTTTGAAACAGTGTCAGAAGTATATTTGGAGGACAATATTCCTCATATAGATATGGTAGTCCCAGCTGGCGAAGTGGACTAA
- a CDS encoding MFS transporter, translating to MKLNKSFRSIWLSSATSELGGAFFTFCNSILIYKYTGSATALGLVWLIYYIPSFFMQLFIGPYIDRWSRKYTMICCQLIRAILAMVLAITLFSDWFSVSLIYVVQIIVGLIMPIFTPANQSILPTIVEKEQLGKANASLESIRQVMAVMGPISAGVFVDFIEVNWLLVIISVAFLLSTYNLLQINERHIKREVRKPWIQEFKEGLNSYFEQPLIVWLGIFFGFVQFGVGVTIVTTLPYITTVLEQPTIAYGFFMAGFPVGYIIGALLSSKLKRWSGVGVLFSALFIGGCTYLSLSFTPWYSLALVTEAIAGIVIAVFNIYNITLIQQRIPNQLMGKVTSVRLLIMRLMLPLGILFATISVQFFAIRSLYLIIGAIICVTSLIGYAFLKSKEEIK from the coding sequence GTGAAGTTAAACAAAAGCTTTCGATCTATCTGGTTAAGTAGTGCCACCTCTGAACTTGGTGGTGCATTTTTTACCTTCTGCAACTCTATACTAATCTATAAATATACTGGTTCTGCAACTGCACTTGGTTTAGTGTGGTTAATCTATTACATACCATCTTTTTTTATGCAGCTATTTATAGGGCCATATATTGATCGCTGGAGTCGTAAGTATACGATGATTTGCTGCCAACTAATCCGAGCTATTCTCGCGATGGTATTAGCGATTACCTTGTTCTCCGATTGGTTCTCAGTTTCACTCATTTATGTTGTTCAGATTATTGTTGGATTGATAATGCCTATATTCACCCCTGCCAATCAATCCATTTTACCGACGATTGTCGAGAAAGAACAACTTGGAAAAGCAAATGCATCTCTTGAGAGCATTCGTCAAGTGATGGCAGTAATGGGACCAATCAGCGCAGGAGTCTTTGTTGACTTTATAGAAGTGAACTGGCTGTTAGTTATTATCTCGGTAGCATTTTTATTAAGTACATATAATTTGTTACAAATAAACGAAAGGCATATAAAGCGTGAGGTACGAAAGCCTTGGATCCAGGAGTTTAAGGAAGGATTGAATTCTTATTTTGAGCAGCCATTAATTGTTTGGCTGGGTATTTTCTTCGGCTTTGTTCAATTCGGAGTTGGGGTAACGATCGTGACAACACTTCCTTATATTACAACGGTGTTAGAGCAACCCACTATTGCTTATGGATTCTTTATGGCTGGTTTCCCGGTTGGCTATATAATTGGAGCTTTACTTAGCTCTAAACTGAAGCGGTGGAGTGGGGTTGGGGTATTATTTAGTGCCCTCTTTATCGGTGGCTGTACTTATTTATCGCTATCGTTTACTCCATGGTATTCCTTAGCCCTAGTAACAGAGGCCATCGCAGGAATTGTTATTGCTGTTTTCAATATTTATAACATCACACTGATTCAACAGCGAATCCCAAATCAACTCATGGGAAAAGTTACTTCAGTGCGTCTATTGATCATGAGACTTATGCTTCCACTTGGTATTCTATTTGCCACCATCAGTGTTCAGTTTTTCGCTATACGAAGCCTATATTTAATCATTGGAGCAATCATCTGCGTTACTTCTTTAATTGGATATGCTTTTTTGAAAAGTAAAGAAGAGATTAAATAA
- a CDS encoding LLM class flavin-dependent oxidoreductase, translated as MKKYRIDQSKGLEFGLYTLGDHMPNPHTGERISAAQRIQEIIELAKLAEQAGIDFFSVGESHQEYFATQAHTVVLAAIAQATNTIKIASSSSIISTSDPVRVYEDFATIDLLSKGRAEIVAGRASRIGLFELLGYDVRYYEELFEEKFELLLKINKENVVNWNGQFRAPLKDASVIPRPQDGALPIWRAVGGHPASATKAGHAGVPMFLATLGGPASSFKRSIDAYRDAAKSSGYNPSELPVATAGFFYAAETTQQAQNEYYPYINEGMKLSNGSGYPKDAFALGADPHNVMNIGSPQQIIEKILYQHEVFGHQRYIGQMDFGGVPFEKLMKNIEIIGNEILPAIKKYTAK; from the coding sequence TTGAAAAAATATCGTATTGATCAAAGCAAAGGATTGGAATTTGGGCTATATACTTTAGGCGATCATATGCCGAATCCACACACTGGAGAACGTATTTCTGCCGCTCAGCGCATTCAAGAAATTATTGAATTGGCAAAGCTGGCAGAGCAGGCAGGAATTGATTTTTTCAGCGTTGGGGAAAGTCATCAGGAGTATTTTGCAACACAAGCTCACACAGTAGTTTTAGCAGCAATTGCACAAGCAACAAATACGATAAAGATTGCGAGTTCATCGTCGATTATAAGTACGTCTGATCCAGTTCGCGTCTATGAAGACTTTGCAACAATAGATTTGCTGTCTAAAGGTCGTGCAGAAATTGTAGCCGGGCGTGCTTCTAGAATTGGGCTTTTTGAATTATTAGGATACGATGTTCGATATTACGAGGAGTTATTCGAAGAAAAGTTCGAGTTATTATTGAAGATCAATAAAGAAAATGTCGTCAATTGGAATGGACAATTCCGTGCACCATTGAAAGATGCAAGCGTCATTCCACGTCCTCAGGATGGGGCGTTACCTATATGGCGTGCAGTAGGTGGACATCCTGCAAGTGCGACCAAGGCAGGTCATGCTGGCGTGCCAATGTTTTTGGCTACTTTAGGAGGACCTGCATCCTCTTTCAAACGCTCGATTGATGCATATCGAGATGCTGCTAAAAGCAGTGGCTATAATCCTTCCGAGCTTCCAGTTGCTACTGCGGGGTTCTTCTATGCAGCGGAAACGACGCAACAGGCACAAAACGAATACTATCCTTATATCAATGAAGGAATGAAATTATCGAATGGCAGTGGTTATCCAAAAGATGCATTTGCTCTAGGAGCAGACCCTCATAATGTTATGAATATCGGTAGTCCGCAACAGATTATCGAAAAAATTCTTTATCAGCATGAAGTATTTGGCCATCAACGATATATCGGACAAATGGATTTTGGTGGTGTACCATTTGAAAAACTGATGAAAAATATAGAAATTATTGGCAATGAAATTTTACCTGCTATTAAAAAATACACAGCTAAATAG
- a CDS encoding LysE/ArgO family amino acid transporter, producing MEPIVHGVLLAFGLILPLGVQNVFVFTQGVTQPSLLRSLPAVVTAAFCDTVLIVLAILGLSLIVLQFEWLRIILLVAGILFLLYMGKVIWSSKAMNISGKEALPLKKQIVFALSVSFLNPHALLDTIGVIGTSAVKYNGQQLLFFTIACIFISWIWFFGLAVLGATLKKINIRSQIFILFNKCSAIFIWGTAIYLLISL from the coding sequence ATGGAACCTATTGTTCATGGTGTCCTCTTGGCATTTGGGCTCATACTGCCTTTAGGTGTACAAAATGTATTTGTCTTTACGCAAGGTGTAACTCAACCAAGTTTGCTTAGATCACTCCCTGCTGTGGTAACCGCAGCATTTTGTGACACAGTATTAATCGTACTCGCCATTTTAGGATTATCATTAATCGTTTTGCAATTTGAATGGCTAAGGATTATTTTGCTAGTTGCAGGAATTCTATTTCTTTTATATATGGGGAAAGTGATTTGGTCTTCGAAAGCAATGAACATATCAGGAAAAGAAGCGTTACCTTTGAAGAAACAAATTGTTTTTGCACTTTCTGTGTCCTTCCTTAATCCACATGCATTATTAGATACAATCGGTGTAATTGGGACAAGTGCTGTAAAGTATAATGGACAACAACTACTTTTCTTTACCATTGCTTGTATCTTTATATCTTGGATTTGGTTTTTCGGTCTAGCGGTTTTAGGTGCAACATTGAAAAAAATTAACATACGTAGTCAAATATTCATTTTATTTAATAAATGTTCAGCAATCTTTATTTGGGGAACAGCTATTTATTTACTAATAAGCCTATGA
- a CDS encoding alpha/beta hydrolase, protein MKHINSSVIGFKGREIPYTIYGKTDNAKDLVILLPGANYTVNSPIFHFLGELIFNQSLHILEVNFPYKDEFYDELSQEDLYKAVVTDAKLVIDKVLESHSYENYLFIGKSIGTIAMSSELNRDIFKQAKGIWLTPLINRTEVLNAISETPNKGLCILGDKDKIYSEEVWQIVKQNEHITTRLIPNANHRLEHLEDFYKSFDILKNIISDIEDFLLREVVSNE, encoded by the coding sequence ATGAAACATATAAATTCAAGCGTTATAGGATTCAAAGGTAGGGAGATTCCATATACGATATATGGGAAGACAGACAACGCAAAGGATTTAGTAATCTTACTTCCAGGTGCAAATTATACGGTTAATAGCCCTATCTTTCATTTTTTGGGTGAGCTCATATTCAATCAGTCCCTACATATTTTAGAGGTCAATTTTCCATACAAAGATGAATTTTATGATGAATTAAGTCAGGAAGATTTATACAAAGCCGTGGTAACGGATGCAAAATTAGTAATAGATAAGGTTCTTGAATCTCACTCCTATGAAAACTATTTGTTTATTGGTAAATCAATCGGAACAATAGCGATGAGTTCCGAGTTAAATAGAGATATTTTTAAACAGGCAAAGGGAATATGGTTAACTCCGTTAATAAATAGAACCGAAGTATTAAATGCGATAAGTGAAACTCCAAATAAAGGACTATGTATACTTGGAGATAAAGATAAAATTTATTCTGAGGAAGTTTGGCAGATAGTAAAGCAGAATGAGCATATTACAACGAGACTGATACCAAATGCCAATCATAGATTAGAACATCTTGAAGATTTTTATAAATCCTTTGATATATTAAAAAATATTATATCTGATATAGAAGATTTTTTACTGAGGGAAGTGGTAAGTAATGAGTAA